From Ignavibacterium sp.:
GAACGATATTATTTTTCTGATGGTGTGGACAGTTGTTCGGTAAATATTTACTATAACAGTAAAAACCGCGTTACAAGTATTAACCCGCACAAAGGGGAAAAATCTCTGATGACTAAAATTATTAAATTACTTAATGAATAATTTTCTGGAAATAAGAAAAAGAGCACAAGAGCTTAGGAAGGGGAAAAAGTATTCTGAAGCTCTTCCGCTTTATAGAGAGCTCTGGGAAAAATGTGAACCCAAAGATAAATGGCACGGTTGGGGTTATGTAAATTGTCTTAATCAGTTAAAAGATTATAAAACTGCTTATGAAGTAAGTAAAAAAGTATATGAAATCGATTCCTCCTTTGAATATATTAAAGGTCAGTTTGCCTGGGCTTCGTATATGTCAAATATTAAAGATTACTCTGATGATAATTCGTTAGAAGTACTTGAAGAGTATATTAGTGAAATTATTACTGTTACTGAAGGAAAAGAAAACGAACTTTTCCGGACTAAGTCAATTCTTAAAATAATGGATTATCTGTCTAACAAGAATTCTTGGAGCAAAGTTATAGATTGGGCTAAGCTTATTAATCCTGCCTATCTTGACACAAAACCATTCGAGGGTGTGTCAAGCGATGGAAAAAGGTTTAGAAAACCTTCTGATAAGGAGAGCTATTTTTTAAAGCTTTCAAAAGCATTAGAGAAAGAGGAAAAATGGCAGGAGTGTATTGATTTATGTAATAATGCTCTAATAATTTTTCCCGATGAATTATGGTTTAGCTGGCACAAAGCTTCTTGTTTAAGAAAACTCAAAAAGTTTAAAGAAGCCATTTCATTACTTGAGGAAATAAAAAAATTAAAACAAGATTGGTTCATTTTAAAGGATCTGTCAGCTGCATATTATGAAAATAAGCAATTTGATGCAGCTTTTAATAATTTTATCGATGCAGCTGTTTCACAGATTAAAATACCTGAACCAGCTAATAGATGGGAGTTATTTTATATTGGGGCGAGGCTTCTTTATAAACAAAATAACATCGAAATGGCTGATAAACACATTGCATTAACCTTTAAACTTCGTGAAGAAAAAGGATGGAAAATTCCTGATTTTCTTCAGACTGATGTTTATAGAAGAAAAATTGATATAAAGAAAACATCTTTAGAATTATTTAATGAGTTGAAAGATTTCTGGATTAGAGAGCAACAAAATTCTTTACCAAAGCAGACTGGTAGAATAAAAAATTTATTTCAGAATGATAAGGCTGGTTTTATAGCTGGACAAGATGGAAAATCCTATTATTTCAAAGCAAATAGTTTCTTAGATAATAAATCACGATTAAAAGTGAATTGTCACGTTCAATTTAATATCAAGAAATCCTTTGATAAGAAAAAAAATCGAGAATCAGAAGAAGCTATTAATATCTCTATAATTCAATAATTCAAACGAAACCTTTTGTTTAATAAGAATAATAAAATAAACCATTTTAATATCTAAAATTTTGTGGAGGTATTATGAAATTCATCTCAGCTTTTACAGATGAATGTCTAAAGGATGCTAAAAAATATAATCTTGAAAATGAATTGAATTACCTTGTAGAAAAAATTGAAAAAAATCAAACTTCGAGATTTTTAGAAAAATATAAATCTCCAGCTGTTGTAAAAAGAGCTGGTGGCTACCGTTTTATTGGATATGAAATTTTATTGGAGGACACAATCTTCATTGTTTTTTTGCGAATACTCTTAAAAGGCAAAAAAGAATACGAAGAATTTTGTTACGATAGCGATAGTTATTGCAAAAACATTTTGCCGACTAATGATTGGATAAACTCAATTTGTGATAAGAAGAAAAATTCCAATTTGAAAGAGAAGCCAACATTAAGTGAATTAGAAAAATCATACTTATTTACTCCAATACCAGATGATTTTTCTGGCAGTATGATGATCTACGAATCTAAAAAATTTGTGCAAGAAATTCACATCAGTGATTATAAATTATTTTTTGCTGAGATAATAAGAGATATTTTAGAAGATGAAGATTCATTAAATATATCTTCTAAGAAGCACAAACAAAATCCTGATTTAATCATCTATTTCAAGTTACTGAAACAGTTTAACATACTTTTTCTTTACCAAGCGATCAATAAAAGAAATAATGAAAAATTTAATCAATCAGATTTTGAAAGGATTGTGAATTCTATTATTTCTGAAGAATCAATAATGAAAGAATGCTTCAGAACTTACCCTGAATATGTTTTATACGATGATAATATTTGGCTTGAAATTCAAAATGAATCCGAAGGAAATTTAGCGCTTTCTACAGAAGAAGCATCAATTTTAAATTCTATATTACATAATAAAGAAAATGAACCCTTATTTCCACTCTTTATTAATGGCAGGGCTGGAAGTGGTAAATCTACCCTCCTTTACTATATTTTTGCTCACATACTCTTAAATCATATTTTAATTGAAAAAAGGTTAACTACCCCTCCATTATTTCTTACTTATTCATTTAAGTTATTAGATACTGCAAAAAATACTATAAAGAAAATTTTAATGACTAATTCAAAAATTAGATTAAGATTACAAAATGATATAAATAAATCAAGAATGGTGAAAGAATATTTAGATTCTAAAGAATACGATAAATCATTTAAGACATTTCGCGATTTTCAACTACAACTTTTGAATTCTAATAAGTTAATATACTTCACTAAAGATAAACATTATGGTTTTGCTAAGTTTAAAGAAGATTGGAGTAATTATTGTAAAAGAAATCCTGTTAGTTCTGTTCGAAGAATTACTTCTGAGTTTGCTTGGTATGTTATTAGGACTTTTATAAAGGGTATGAGAACATCTGTAGATGATTTTTTAGAGCCTGATGAATATGTTAATTTACCCAGAGATCTAAAATCCATAGATAAAGAAACTTATAAAATTATATATGAAGATGTGTTTTTAAAGTGGTATAAAGATCATTTGAAAGATAATGAATATTGGGATGACCAAGATTTAACAAGATTTGTTTTAGATAACTTAGATGATCTTAACTTAGATTATCCAGCTGTATTTTGTGATGAGGCTCAGGATTTTAGTAATATTGAACTTGAATTGATATCTTCATTACCAATTTATGCGCGGAGAATAATAAATTATTCAGATGTTAAAAGAATCCCTCTTGCATTTGCCGGAGATCCTTTACAAACTATAAATCCCACTGGCTTCAAATGGAATACTGTTAAAGCAAATTTTTATGAAAAAATTAATAATGAATTCAACAAATCAAAAAAAATATCGATGAATTATAAGGAATTAAACAATAATTATAGATCTTCAAGAGCAATCGTTGTATTCAATAACATAATTCAGCTAGTCAGAGCAATTTTGTTTAATATTAAAGATGTTGCACCACAAAAAGCTTGGTTTTCCACTGGTTCATCTTTAGCTCCAACTCTAATAATTAACGATTTTTCAGTTCTTGATGAAGCATTAAATGATGCGAACAAGACGAGAACTATCATAATACCTTGTGAAGAGGATCAAGAAAAAGACTTTATTTTGAATAGGGATTCATTTTTAAAGGAAAAGGCAATTATTGGCAATGATATCGTTCAAAATATATGGAGTCCAATGAATGTAAAAGGTCTTGAATATAATACTGTTATAGTATACAACTTTGGTGATTATTTAGCCACTAGCATTGGCATTAATATAAATGATTTATTGTCTGATTTTAATCCTGAATATTCATTGGAAGAAAATAAAAGGATTCAGCTAGAATATTTTTTCAATAAGTTGTACGTTGCTACTTCCAGAGCGAAGAAAAACCTAGTTATCGTTGATTCAGAAATTGGAAATAAATTTCTT
This genomic window contains:
- a CDS encoding UvrD-helicase domain-containing protein translates to MKFISAFTDECLKDAKKYNLENELNYLVEKIEKNQTSRFLEKYKSPAVVKRAGGYRFIGYEILLEDTIFIVFLRILLKGKKEYEEFCYDSDSYCKNILPTNDWINSICDKKKNSNLKEKPTLSELEKSYLFTPIPDDFSGSMMIYESKKFVQEIHISDYKLFFAEIIRDILEDEDSLNISSKKHKQNPDLIIYFKLLKQFNILFLYQAINKRNNEKFNQSDFERIVNSIISEESIMKECFRTYPEYVLYDDNIWLEIQNESEGNLALSTEEASILNSILHNKENEPLFPLFINGRAGSGKSTLLYYIFAHILLNHILIEKRLTTPPLFLTYSFKLLDTAKNTIKKILMTNSKIRLRLQNDINKSRMVKEYLDSKEYDKSFKTFRDFQLQLLNSNKLIYFTKDKHYGFAKFKEDWSNYCKRNPVSSVRRITSEFAWYVIRTFIKGMRTSVDDFLEPDEYVNLPRDLKSIDKETYKIIYEDVFLKWYKDHLKDNEYWDDQDLTRFVLDNLDDLNLDYPAVFCDEAQDFSNIELELISSLPIYARRIINYSDVKRIPLAFAGDPLQTINPTGFKWNTVKANFYEKINNEFNKSKKISMNYKELNNNYRSSRAIVVFNNIIQLVRAILFNIKDVAPQKAWFSTGSSLAPTLIINDFSVLDEALNDANKTRTIIIPCEEDQEKDFILNRDSFLKEKAIIGNDIVQNIWSPMNVKGLEYNTVIVYNFGDYLATSIGININDLLSDFNPEYSLEENKRIQLEYFFNKLYVATSRAKKNLVIVDSEIGNKFLWSLFNINIKNLTSIYSLFINEDIVWEEENEITEFQFTSEVLELAVDKPEDLAKQYYLDGINTSNPRKLRSASEYYKAAQKVTESNRSLAKAYELEHNYPKAAEYYEKIQEGDKATRCLWLSNDKSKYSKILEVYEIVPDNPNNIFKLASNFMINEDKKNNSILFLRNLSKLIQNSDNLEFYLLNDKSWDDFYKELMKALVDYSQENPNLSDWDEVLVIIRKLLEYGILTKNRKEYINLLYNLKQYKDVIEELNGQNDTENEFYLKANAEYLKFPANIEYLFKLGRFEQIVKLFFENAEVHSELNSHVLEFIIKSILNTSQPDPLVKIINKFGKNLNTSFSDQLLERTFLFCFEKEIYSAGFNIIEILDDRKDDEFYINLLKNNLDKNDKNLINYFLALFVYQEFLYNRYHTVIDILENQRVELNFLSKDLINVFLLQKLIIFELALKKDKISKKLEPKMRLQEYIKKLLVNSDIWRNMCSVQIAGAAIERLEYHKNSRDYYKKIIYGNFSEEEQEFAKLRWLKVTFKQAKNEKSNEKKQKLEIDIQNMKKKWNLDETNIDDLPEFPEVSDEFQFSFDEPTELDKTVKTKINIDLKVSISINGEDKFSIKKITEKSILKNDNLILDEIIYFDLQSKQFDSKEASINLIKSNDDIEEYEISDWGLIIQLSKNSESDYLSFYHKNISSKILDIAI